ATCGAGTTCAGAGACATGCTGCCCAAGTCCAAGGTGGGCAAGCTCCTGCGCCGTGAGATCCGGGACGAAGAACGAAGGCGCCTTGAAAAGGAGAAAGTCAAGACTTCAGGATCCCGCTGAAGGAGTGGAGGCGAGAAGATCCTTGAAATGGATGGGAGGTTTCGGAAATGAGACAGAGTCCGCTGGACAATAAACGTCTCCTGGCGGTTGATGACGAACCCGATGTCTTGGACACCTTACAGGAGCAGTTGGAGGATTTTGAGGGACTCGTCTTTGACCGGGCGACGGACTACGAGACCGCATACCATCTCCTGAGATCCTGGTCCTACGATCTCGTGATCCTGGATATCATGGGAGTCCGGGGTTTTGATCTCCTCAATGCATCTGTTCATTTGGGAATTCCCACCGTCATGCTCACCTCTCACGCCCTTGCTGCGGAGACCCTGAAGAAATCAGTGGAAATGGGAGCGAGGGCTTATATTCCAAAGGAAAAACTGGCGGAAATCGTCCCTTTCCTGGAAGAAGTTCTCACCCTTTCCCATGGTGCCGTTTGGAAGCGCCTCTTCGAGAGGTTGGGCGATTTCTTCAACTTGAAATTCGGGAAGGAATGGCAGAGGGACGAGAAGGAATTCTGGAAAAAGGTGATGTCGGGCACTTATGAATCAAAACCCGTCATCCTGAAAAAGTAGATTCCGCCTCTGATTTCCAGGCCTCGGGGGGAAGGGAACCCATATAAAGGTCCCTGAACACGGGGCCTATTTTTGTGGCCTGTGGGAGGCGATGCGGTAATCGAAGTTCGCTTTGATGTTCAGGCGACTTACCCTTACATGGGAAGGAAAGGGGGGGAAGGGGGATGCGGCCTTTACCGCCCTCTGGGCCTCCCGGTCAAGGATTTGATGCCCTGAGCTTTCGAGGACCCTGAGCCCGATCAGGTGGCCGTTACGGTTGAGCCTGAAGAGGAGCTGTAGGCGGCCTTCGATCAAGTTCTCTTTTGCTTCTATAGGATAGTGCCACCGGCGCAGGATACGCTTTTTGATGACCCGGGCATAGGTGACGTAGCGTTCGTCCTCGGTATTGAGGGATATGGTGTCTTCATCAGAGTCAGGGGGAGGGTTGAGAAGTTTTTTCAGCTCGCCGTCTGAAAGGTCGGCCTTTTCCAAGCCTTCCACAGGGGGCCTGATAAGTTCTACCCTGTAAGTGCGAAGTTCGGTGTCCGGCCAGTACAAGGGAAAGGCGTTTTTGAAGACTATCACCAGAAAAAGGTGGACCGCGGAGGAAACCATCAAGCAGAGGTGCATGACTCTCCGGGCGGATAGGGAATCCAATCTATTCTTCCGGGGCACCATGATGATTGGAGGGGCCATTCACCCAGTCCGTGTCCTTGTCGAACCACCAATCAGCGCTGTCCGTATTCAGGATGCTTCGGGCCAAACCCCTTGCGCTCTCCGTCTGAAGCCGCTTAACCGCATAGGAGAGCCACTCGTTGGCATACTTGTTGCCGAGGTCCAATTGTTGCTTGAGTTCCAGGATCAGATCGAGCTGGTCCGCGTCCCTGGCGATCATGGCCTCAAGGCTTTGGGAATGGTTGAATTCCTCGGTTAGCGTGATTATCTCCTCTCCGAAGGGGAGGTCTCGGGCAAGGTCCTTCACCGCCCGTTCTTCATCAACGGCCACGTATCTCTTGTTGACGTAATTGTGGTCTCCCGTCCTGGCTTCATGGAGATCATGAAACAGGCACATTAGGACCGTTTTCAATGGATCCGCACCATTTTCACCGGAGGAGAGGAGATAACCAATAACAGCGGTCCTGAAGGAATGCTCGGCAACGGATTCCCCTCCCGAACCCAGGAACTGATAGCCCGTACGAGGGGTTCTTTTCAGCATGCCCACTTCGAAAAGGAAATTGACCAGTGCGTCCATAGGTCCCCTTGAATATGGGTAAGGCGGCAAAAAGTCAAGGATGTTTTCTCTTTCCCATCCTTGATTTCTGGTGACTCCGGATATAAAATAACGCAGTGTTCCGGTGTACACGGCCCTCAAAGAACTGAACGGGCCTGTACGGCCGCTTGATGGGGATAGTGAGGCGCCACGCATGTTGAGAGATGCCAAAACCGTGCCAAAAGTCTTGAGGATTCATACCTATCCTGACCCGGTTCTCCGGGCGAAGGCCGAACCTGTGGATGAAATCGACGGTGAGATCCAGCAGCTCGTCGACGACATGGCCGAAACCATGTACGCGGCACCGGGCATCGGACTGGCGGCCAACCAGGTCGGAGTTCTGAAACGGGTCATCGTTTTCGACGTTTCTCCCAAAGAGAAGGCCAGAGATTTATCAATCCTGATAAACCCCGAAATTATTGAGGCCGAGGGCTCCATTACCCTTGAAGAAGCCTGTCTGAGCATTCTTGACTATTCAGCCGATGTAACCCGAAGTGAACGGGTCAAGGTCCGGGGGTTGGACCGGGAGGGAAACCTCGTGGAGATTGAAGCGGAAGGACTTAAGGCCGTGTGCCTCCAGCACGAGATCGATCATTTGGACGGCATTCTCTTCATCGATCACATCAGCAGCCTGAAGAGGGCCCTTTACAAGAAACGCCTTAAAAAGATGGGTAAAAAGAGGGCGAAAGCGGACCATGGATGAGGAATCGGCCGGAAAAATTCCATTGCGCCCAAGGCTGGTTTTCATGGGAACGCCCGATTTCGCTGTACCCTCCCTTGAGGCCTTGGTCAAGGCGGGGCATGATATTCTGGCTGTGGTCACGCAGCCTGACCGCCCCAAGGGGCGGGGAAGGAAACCTACCGCTACGCCGGTCAAAGAATTCGCCCTCAGGCATGGTCTGAATGTCTACCAGCCGGAGAAGGTCTCCGAGGAGTCTTTCTGTAGCTTAATCCGGGGGTTGGCTCCGGATTTGATCGTAGTAGTGGCCTTCGGGCAGATACTCAAAAGGAACCTCCTGGAGATTCCGCGCTGCGGTGTCGTCAACATTCATGGATCCCTCCTTCCTGCTTATCGAGGTCCGGCCCCCATACAATGGGTTATCCTGAACAATGAACCTAGGACGGGCCTCACCCTCATGCGCATGGATGAAGGCCTGGACACCGGACCGATCCTTTTCCAGAGAGAGGTGCCTATCCTGCCCGATGAAACGGCCGGCCATCTTCATGATAGGTTGGCCGCCCTTTCCGGTGAGTTCTTGGTGGATTCCCTGAGACGAATGGCGGAAAACTCCGTGGTGGAAACACCCCAGGACGAGGGGAAGGCCTCCTATGCGCCGAAGATCGGCAGTGAGATCTGCGTGCTGGATTGGACCGAGCCCGCAGAAAGGCTGTCGGCTTGTATCCGGGCACTTGATCCAGGACCTGGTGCCCGGACTTCCCTGAAGGGGAAACCTCTCAAGCTTTTTGCATCACGGGTATTTCCTGAATCTGTAAGAGATCCGATACCGGGTCGGGTGAGAAGGGCGGATCGGGGTGGGTTGGTGGTGGACTCGGGCCGGGGGGCCGTCTGGATTCGGGAAGTTCAGGCCCCGGGGAAGAGAAGAATGCCTGTAGCTGATTTTCTCAGGGGATTTCCCGTGCCCGAGGGCACGGTCCTGGGACGGGTGGAGTAGATTGAGGGCTTGAAAAGAAAAGCCCGGGAAAGGCGGGTATGGCTCTATGGCTTTTCGGAGAACCCGAAATCCCGCGTGACTCGATATCCGTAGCGCCTATGGGGTGAATCCGTTGGATAGAGGGAGCGATAACACGCGGCAGGAAAAGAGGACTTTTATATTTCTTCTTGTCCTCACCTGTGTGGCTCTGGTGACCGTTGCGGTGACTCTTTGGTTGGTCCCCTATATCGGTTTCAGCAATATCTATGATAAGCTTCCCCTGATCATGGCCATTGTTTTTGGAGCCATCGTGCTCTACATGATCGGAGGAGCATTGACCCTGGTCTTCACGGTCATCCGGGGGAGGAACCTTTTTTTCAACCGGCGGATCCGGGGTGTGGTGATTCGCTTCCTGTTCCCTCTACTGCTCGTGATGGGAAAACTCGTCGGCATAGGAAAGGACAGAGTGCGAAGGGCCTTCATAGCCGTTAACAACGAGTTGGTGCTTGCAGAGGCGAAACGCGTATCTCCCGAAAAGTTGCTGCTTCTTCTTCCCCAGTGCTTGCAGTACCACGAATGTCCCGTTCGTATCACGGGGAATGTGGAAAATTGCAAGGAATGCGGCAGATGTAAGATCAAGGATTTACTCGGCCTTTCTCATAAGTATCATGTGGAGATCTCAGTGGCCACAGGCGGAACCCTGGCTCGGAAGATCGTGGTCGAAAAGAGGCCGGACATCATCATCGCTGTGGCCTGTGAGCGGGATCTCACCAGCGGCATCCAGGATACCCATCCCGTCCCGGTCTATGGAATCTTGAATCACAGGCCGAACGGGCCCTGTTACGATACGGACGTGGATATCGAAAGGGTCGAGAAAGGACTCAAGGTCTTTTTGGGAGATGAAGAAGAAAGCACCGAGGAACCTGGCTCTGGAGATCTTAGACGCGCTGCCTCCTAGACGGAGCACATCGATATCCCTTGTGGAGAACAGGCTTCTCGGCCAGGCTTCTCTTCCTGCCAGGGATAGAGCCTTCCTGATGCACCTTGTCCAGGGCGTGCTGAGATGGCGGATGAGGCTCGACTGGATCATCGGGCAGGTCTCGGACCATCCCATCAAGAAGATCCATCCCCGAATCCTGAATATACTAAGGATCGGTATATATCAGATCCTTTTCATGGACAGGGTTCCGGATTCCGCCACCGTGAACGAGGCGGTTGAACAGGCCAAGGCCGTGGGCCTTGGTCGCCTGGCTCCCTTTGTTAACGGTGTACTCCGGCAGGTCTGCCGCACGTGGCGGACCCTGCCCTATCCGGACCGGCAAGAGGACCCCGCTGGCTTCCTCTCGGTCTATTACAGTTACCCCCGCTGGCTCGTGGAACGGTGGATGGATACCTGGGGGGAGGGGTTTACGGAAGAATTGCTCTCAGCAGGAAACCAGATCCCCTCGCTTACCCTCCGGACCAACA
This genomic stretch from Deltaproteobacteria bacterium harbors:
- a CDS encoding response regulator, with protein sequence MRQSPLDNKRLLAVDDEPDVLDTLQEQLEDFEGLVFDRATDYETAYHLLRSWSYDLVILDIMGVRGFDLLNASVHLGIPTVMLTSHALAAETLKKSVEMGARAYIPKEKLAEIVPFLEEVLTLSHGAVWKRLFERLGDFFNLKFGKEWQRDEKEFWKKVMSGTYESKPVILKK
- a CDS encoding energy transducer TonB, which translates into the protein MHLCLMVSSAVHLFLVIVFKNAFPLYWPDTELRTYRVELIRPPVEGLEKADLSDGELKKLLNPPPDSDEDTISLNTEDERYVTYARVIKKRILRRWHYPIEAKENLIEGRLQLLFRLNRNGHLIGLRVLESSGHQILDREAQRAVKAASPFPPFPSHVRVSRLNIKANFDYRIASHRPQK
- a CDS encoding HD domain-containing protein produces the protein MDALVNFLFEVGMLKRTPRTGYQFLGSGGESVAEHSFRTAVIGYLLSSGENGADPLKTVLMCLFHDLHEARTGDHNYVNKRYVAVDEERAVKDLARDLPFGEEIITLTEEFNHSQSLEAMIARDADQLDLILELKQQLDLGNKYANEWLSYAVKRLQTESARGLARSILNTDSADWWFDKDTDWVNGPSNHHGAPEE
- the def gene encoding peptide deformylase — translated: MLRDAKTVPKVLRIHTYPDPVLRAKAEPVDEIDGEIQQLVDDMAETMYAAPGIGLAANQVGVLKRVIVFDVSPKEKARDLSILINPEIIEAEGSITLEEACLSILDYSADVTRSERVKVRGLDREGNLVEIEAEGLKAVCLQHEIDHLDGILFIDHISSLKRALYKKRLKKMGKKRAKADHG
- a CDS encoding methionyl-tRNA formyltransferase, which produces MDEESAGKIPLRPRLVFMGTPDFAVPSLEALVKAGHDILAVVTQPDRPKGRGRKPTATPVKEFALRHGLNVYQPEKVSEESFCSLIRGLAPDLIVVVAFGQILKRNLLEIPRCGVVNIHGSLLPAYRGPAPIQWVILNNEPRTGLTLMRMDEGLDTGPILFQREVPILPDETAGHLHDRLAALSGEFLVDSLRRMAENSVVETPQDEGKASYAPKIGSEICVLDWTEPAERLSACIRALDPGPGARTSLKGKPLKLFASRVFPESVRDPIPGRVRRADRGGLVVDSGRGAVWIREVQAPGKRRMPVADFLRGFPVPEGTVLGRVE
- a CDS encoding DUF116 domain-containing protein, which gives rise to MRSAYGVNPLDRGSDNTRQEKRTFIFLLVLTCVALVTVAVTLWLVPYIGFSNIYDKLPLIMAIVFGAIVLYMIGGALTLVFTVIRGRNLFFNRRIRGVVIRFLFPLLLVMGKLVGIGKDRVRRAFIAVNNELVLAEAKRVSPEKLLLLLPQCLQYHECPVRITGNVENCKECGRCKIKDLLGLSHKYHVEISVATGGTLARKIVVEKRPDIIIAVACERDLTSGIQDTHPVPVYGILNHRPNGPCYDTDVDIERVEKGLKVFLGDEEESTEEPGSGDLRRAAS